Genomic window (Ciconia boyciana chromosome 12, ASM3463844v1, whole genome shotgun sequence):
TCCCTGCCACCACTACCCCAGTGCCTTCCGGCGGGCCCATCCACGCGTGCCCCACACCTCGCCGTGGGCTGGTTTGCACAGAGCTTTGCAAGGTCTCCGGTCCCTTgtggggaaaaggggagagggtctgcagcagaggaggggggTCGTGGGGTAGGGGGAGAGTCCCATGAGGATCCGGGGTGCAGGACAGTGTTTCTCCTATACCAGCGGACCTCCAGGACCCATGGCAAGGCAGAGCTGCCACCGTGGCCTGGCAGGGACatgctggctgccagcaggagctgaaTAAACCCCTCACACCAGAGCAGCATCCTGTGGTTACTCCGTCCCCACACTGCAGGATCCAGCATCCTCCCACCACCGCGTGCACGCTGTGGGCAGGTCACAGTGCAAgtgcccggggaggggacaTCTCTCctgcgggcagggcaggagctgccacaTGCACGCTGGTGATCCAGGGCGGCAGAGACTGGGGGCTACAGCTTCACTTATGCTAAACCTCAAAAGGGTTTCCACCACAGGGATGGCCCCTCCAccccctgcagcaccctccACGCCCGGTGGCCTTGGCCTGGGCGCTGACAGTACACAAGCAAGgcatattaaaatacagtttattgctgttcttagtttaaaaaacccaaacaaaccaaaacccatcAATAACAAAACCAGTCCCCAAACCCAGTGCTATGAGAGGCTTGCGAGGACACACCTTTTAGTGCAAAGAGGGAAGTGGCAGTGAGGGCTGGAGGGGGGGTCTGCCGTCGCCGCGTCCCCGCAGCACCCACCACGCTCActgtacagtatttttttgcccgcggggctggctggggagggctggctgAATTCACAGGCGCTGGCAGGAGCCCTGGGGGGAGCTGGAGGTATCGGGTGGGGAGGATGGGATGTCATGGCTGTGCAGAGCGGCTTTGACTCCTCTTGCATCAGCAACACTGGATGGGAAGGCACAACGCTGAGCCAGGGAGCACCAAACCGGCCCACATACCTCCTACAGACACAGCgctttgcaaagcagctttTGCCTGCTCTCTTAGGCTGTCCGGTCCTGGGGTGTGGACACCAGACAAATGCCCTACCCCATGCCTCTGTCTCCCAGTCAGGCACCTGAAGCGTTGGTGGGGACCGGGAAgggggtggcagagctggagctgcacaCGGCTGCATCTCCTGCAGCGTCCGGCAGGCGAGGCAGGGAGAGGTTTCTTAGCTCGCAGGCGCCAGGCAGGACCTTGCAGCCAGCAGCATGTGGCCCTGGGTGCTGGCACACGTGGGAGGGATGCCCTGATCGTCagccctccatccccagcccttCGCGAGTCCCCACACCGCTCCTTCCCCGCCACAGCAGGTCCTGGCACTTTCGCGCCAGTCATCGTCCCCAGCATCTTCCTGCCCCCATGTCCTAATGGGGAGTTAGACGCACGTTACAACTCTCCAGCAGCGAGAACAACTTGTCACTGCAATAAACTACCAGGGGCAGAGCCTTTCGGTGTCTTCAGGTGGAGCCTGGACGCCTTGGTGGAAGAGAGGGCTTGCCCAaacacaggctgcagggtgctgtgcGGAAGGGCGACCGGGCGAATTCAAACAGCTCCAGCCCAGGTGATGTGCTGGGATCCCGGGACGCCGCTTCCCGAGCGTACAGGATGGCTGGGACTGCATGGGGCTGCCAGAGCAGCTCCGGCAGCGGatggggaggcagggctggcccagCTGTTTGGGGGGTCTCATCTCTTCCACCAAAGTGCCACTGCGGAAGGCTAGCGCTCGGCTTTTCCCATGACGCGTGGTCACAGGCTGTGAGACCCTTTTTCAGGGAGTAGGGATGCAGTTGCCACTGCAGCCATGCAGGGACCGGTCCGTACACGCAGTCAGCGCTGACAGCGcgcgggggctgcagccagccggcggaggaggaggagggagcagcggGGGGCTGTGAAGCAAGGCGCTATTTCTGAAAGGCGGGGGGTAGCGATGCCGTAAACCCCCTCCAGTCCCTCCCTCGGCCGGGGTTTGGTTGTGCCAGGACTGCGGAGGCGGAGGGCTCGGCCAGGGCAGTGCCGCCGGCGCACCCCGCAGCCGGGTTAGGTCATCTTCCTGGCGACGCTGGCGTAGGTGTGCTCTATCTCCTCGTCCGCGGGACACGTGTGGCTGAACTCATCGCAGGCGTAGGCATTGTTGAGGTAGCGCCAGACGCCCGTCATGTCCGCTGGGATCTCGAAGTCGCGGTACTTTTTGGCTGCGATCtagagaggagaggaggaggctgagaCTTCCCAGGCCTGGGGAAGATTCACTCTCTGgcttggggcggggggcgcAAATACAGGACCGCTAGCCCCCTGTTCGCACCACCCCACCCTGTCACCCCCTCTTGGAGCGGGTACTCCCCTCGGCCCTGGGAGCCGGTGCCGAAATGCAAACCTTGATGATATGCAGTTTGGGCAGGAGGTTGCAATCAGCCAGCGTCAGGTGGTCTCCATCCAGGAATTTCCTCTTGGAGACGGTGATGTCCTCCACGCTGTCCTGGTCAATCTCCTCGGGGAGAGGAGTGTTTAGGTAGACATCCAGGCGCTGAAACTCCCGCAGCAGGGCCTTCTCGAAATCTGGGTGGGCAGGGAAACAAGTGCAGTTAGCCTGGTGCCCGgggctcccagcacagcccagcgcTGTGCCAGGGAGGCTGAGCCTCTCCCAGGCTTTGCATACAGGGACAAAGCCCTCAGGGCCACACCAGTGGTGCACAGCACTGGCCCCTGGCCAGAGTCCCTGCTGCCAGGGGACCCCAGCAGCATCACCCCGTGCTCCCCTCCAGGACCCGCTCTCCCCAGCGCCTGCACGCGGGGCCGTTAGCCCCGTGGAGCACAGGACTGCCTTCACCCTTCCTGCCCGCTCCTCCGCTTGCCAAGGAGGCtgtggtggggaaggcagcaggaacCCTAACCCGGCGGCAGGATTTGCCCGCAGACAAAAGCATCTCTGCCCGCCTCCAGCAGGGCAGATcacagccccgcagcccccacccGCCTTTCTTACTGATATTTGCTTCCTTGCGCGGGTTCTTGATGTACGCCGAGAACTTGTCAAAGATGTCGCTCCCCACGTCGAAGGACTCCTTGTACTTGGGGCTCAGGTGCGGATACCTTTAAAGAGACACTTGTGtcagtgcaggcagggatggaggcagaGATTCAGCTGCGTGGTCCTCAGCTGCGTTATCCGCTGGGCCGcggtgcccagggctggcactGGAGGATGCAGGTGATGTTCGGCTGGTTGCAGGAGAACGGCGatgctttaaaatactgcagCTGCCGCCCGGGGAGCTGTATTACCCTGGGTGCTTGCTAGGGGAAAATCAGAGGGCAGAAACTCCATGGCTTGGGGACACTGGTGGCCGCAGAGCCCCggagcacagctctgcctgcaggcagctctggccCAGCCCGGAGGAGGCATTTTGGCATGGGAGGGGTCTGGGGAAGCCAGAAGCTCCCATGACTTCCTCAGGAACAGCCTCCGGTTTGCCCACGTGTCCCAGGGCGCGCTGCAAGGGCAGACACGTCTGAGGAGGCAGATGACGCGTGCATTTGAAGCTTCCTCTTTTGCAGGCGGCGGGAGGGCTTGCAGCCGCGCAGGGCGCGGGGCGCGCTGGCTTGGCGGGCTGCGAGCGGAGCCCTGCAGGAGCTCGGGGGGAgcggcccccccggccgccccttGGGCCAGCTGTGCCGCTGCATTCAAGCAAGGGCATTTGCTTCCGCTCAGCTGAGCACACCGGATGGGAGCGGGCAAAGGGGTCTCACGTTTCCCCCTCTGCCTCGACACCAACTGCCGCAGCCAGCTGCAAAACCACCGGCTCCCGGGGGTCCCCGTGCCTGCAGGgacaccccccccgccccgctctccctctccctcccagccccgccTGCGCCAAGGGGGACCGGTGCATTTCCTCCCATTGTTTTCCATCCTAGCCCATCCCCGCTCCCTCGCAGCCCGACCCGCCGCCTTCCCCAGGGGACGCGGCCCCTCGGCATCGCAAGCCCCGGCCCTGCAGAGCACGGCGCAGGGTGCTGGGCGGGGAGTCAGCCCCCTCCCCGAGCTGCTCTCAGGCACCTCCTAGCACCCTGCCTCGGTTTCCCAATCTGCTGAGCGCTACGCAATGCTGCGGCATGCCCAACGGGCCCCGAAAGGGGGAAGGAGCGAGCTTGCAATTACATGGGTGGGCCCAGGGTCTGCTCCAGGAACTCCTCGATCTTAATGAAGTCTGTTTTCAGCTCCTTGTTGAACAGCAAGAAGGGTGGGTTGGTGCCCGGCGCTAAATCTTTCAACTCTTCAGGTTTCCTGGAGTGGAGAAAATAAGTGGGCTCAgagcctgcagcctgcctgcacccgcCAGGCTCCCCGGGGCGAAGGGACAAGGCTGAGGTGGGTGTGTGGGTTGGGGCACAGGACCGGGAGCATCCCCACTTGCACGCTCTGTTGGGTTTCGGGGGCTGAGGAGTGCCCCCCAGCCTCTCGGTCTGCCCTGCGGTGCCTCGGACTCGTGCCCGCacccagcaggacagggagTCCCTGTGCCGTGCATGTGTTGGCACGCAGCTGCGGCTCCGCGCTGGCCCACCCCCTGCGCCCCACGGAGCGACGGGCAGTGTACGGGCAGGGGCTGTCACCCCGTCCCCCCCGCGGTGGCACGCCGGCTGCGGCGCGGGCGGGAGGGAGGAAAGTGCCGATGGGAGGAGCTGAGCCAGGGGTGCCTCGCCCCACcgctggcacagggctgggccGTGGTGCCGTCTCACCTGGTCATGTCCACCGTGGTGACATTGAACTTGACCCCTTTGAGCCACAGCACCATGAAGAGGCGCTGGCAGAAGGGGCAGTTTCCGATGTTTTCTCCATCCAGACCGGCCTGCCGGGAAAGCAGAGAAACGAGGATTTGACCCGTCAGCTGGGCTCACCCAGCCCAAATGAAGGCGGAGAGCCTCCTGAAGGCAGAGAGCCACCGGAGCCGGTCTCGGGAGGAAGGCACATGGAGGGCTTGGCCCAGCACCCTGGCTCTGCATGCTGCAGGGAGCCTCTCCCAGCACTGGGGGCTCGGCTGTAGCATCCCCTCCCTGAGCCGTGGCCCTGCTGCCACTGGAAAGCATCGGACGGCATCCTCAGGGTGCTCGGGGTCGGATCCTTCCCAGAAATGTGAGATAAAgctgagaggaagaggagaaggaggcaggggaaggaggtggagggTGATTGCTGAtggatggggaggaagggagggtcTGCTTGGCTGGGAGGCCAGGCTGGAGAGGGCGGTGAGAAGGGAAATGTGCTCATGTTTGCCAGGAAAAGAGCAGTTTGTTTTCGTGTGCTGTTAGTGTCTGCCTCCGGTATTGTGTGCATTTAACGAACGCAGGCATGACTTCCCCAGGCTGATGACGGCCAAGAACCACCCAAGCAGCCTCCTCGGGAGGAGCcttggggaggagaaggggctggggaTGGCGGGGCTGTACAGAGGTGGATTCACGCTGGCATCCCACCCAGCACCGGTGGGGAACGGAGCCGCGTGTCAGCTCCTAAAGCTTCGATCACGTGCAGACAGTCCCTTTCAACCCCTCTGCATGGGCACAGCCGCGGCGTCTCAGCACTCAGGGGGCTGCCCTGTGACCAGGACGGGGTCAAACAGCAGCGGGGacacaggaaaacaaggagCTTGGACAAGCTGCCTGAAATCCCACCAGTGCTGCCTCATCAGGGTCTCACCCAGATGATGCCCATTCAGCAATCccaagggaaagcagcagcaggtggaCTGAAGCCCATTTCCTTGCTATGTAGCAGCTGGAAATATCCTTTGCAAAATGGACTGAAACTCCTTATGAGGAGTTTGGTCAAGAGGAATGGGGCAGGTTTCCCCCGGGGCATGAAAACTAGCACAGATGCTACTCAGAGAGGGAAGTTGCACCGTGGTATGAGAGGTAAAATGGCTCACAGGAAGCTCGACTTCAAGAGAATTAAGGGGTTCCTCAGCTGCACGTGAACCACGGTCCTCCGGCGTGTGTGGCAGTCCTGCcgctgcagggaggagcagcGCGGCTCACCCCAGCTCCTTCACGGAGGGATGCTGCTCCCATGGAGCAGCTTGTGTCGGCACGTGAGCCCTGGTGGCACGGCTCGCGCCCCGCGGCTCTGCTCTAAGCCTTGATATCAGCTGGCGAGCTGAAGTGCAGAGGCTAAGCAGGAGGGTGATGAGATTTGGGAGGATCGGGTGGTGCGGAAGTCGAGTAGCAGCAATGACATCTggggggggcagcaggaggtggcTCCAGAGCTTGCACCTCACTGGGGCCCCAAAGACGGGGTGGCTGAGGATGCTTCATTAGCAGAAGATGCAGAGACCTGTGCCTGGCTCTCCTGGGCTGGAGGAAAGTGCTACGAGTCACCCGTCTGTATCTACAGGTGCCCAGAAATCTGTGGACTCTGGAGTgctcagcttctccaggagagaTACACCAGCCTCAAACTCGCCCTAAGGGAGACGGAAAACtgatcaaaacaaaaccccGACACGCTGAGTGGTCAGCTGGGGGTGACGGTCTGCTTTTCCACTATGCGGACACCTTTTAGTCCTTCCAGAGGaatgaaaatgatttttaacCAGTATTTCCTATGCTCAGCTGTCATGAAATTATGctcctgaaaaaggaaatgggaaCCGAGAAATGTATTGATTCTCTGGGATATACCCAGACGTGAAGCTGAATTCACACCGGAGGCTTTTTGCTGGCTATTAATAAGAAATGCTCCTGGGTAGCTGCTGCTCGGGAGCATCCCGTGTCAGCTTATAACAAATAAGGCTTCTTTGGTAAGGGATAAAATTTCGTATCGGATGTCCTGtgagggagctggaggggagagCCAGAAAACAGCCACGAGGGCTACCCGTTGGCATGAGAGCGGGGCATCTctgccccccttcccctctccatcGTCACTGGCACCTACAAGCCGAAACTAATGCCATCCTTGGGAGCATCTCCAAGGTGCTTTTGTGGCCGGCCGGCACAAGGACCGGCgctttcctccctgctctcctgagATGGCCCTTGCTggtggcagaggagaggggagccAGCTGGCTGAGCTCCCCTTTGCTTTCCTCGCTCAGCACAAGGCTGGGAGCGAGGGGGCTTAATTGCAATTTATCTCGTTGGTCCCGTGGAGCTGTTGTGCTGAGCCAAGGCAGCGAGTGGCTCTGGTGGAGTCGCACGAGGGGCAACGGTGGTGCCGGAGGGgacgggcgggcgggcaggaCGTCCCTCGgtggggctgctctgggctcAGGCTGTGCTTGCCCGCTTCAGGCTTCTCCGTGCTCGTCTTGTAGCTCCAGCCTCTGAGCAGCTCAGACTGGTTTTCCcccttgtcttttaaaaatagagaggTGGGGAATTTTGGACCagagtgaaaggaaaatcaGGATGGcctctgcagggaaaaaagttaagCCAGGCCCATCCTAGGATGCTCAGAGCCAAATCTTTATCTGGAGGAAGCGGAGGGCAGCCCCACCAGCGCTCAGGCTCTGCCAAGGGGGGCACCGGGCTCTGGCGTGGCCCTGCTGGCACGCACGTGGCCGTGGGGAGAGCCCTCCAGGAGCCAGGGAGCTCAGGGGAAAGGGGCCTGGGGAGACGGGCAGCCacccgccctccctccccagcaaaAGCCAAGCAGCATGGCGGGGAAGTCGTTGCTCTTCACTTCCTTCTCCGGAGAGagcctcttcccctgctctccccgggctgcagcagggaccgGGACAGGGGGTGCAgagcctgcagcccccccgaCTGACTTCCCTCATTCTTTTCCCCTCCGGATAATGGATAAACCCAGCGTGGGCTAGCACAGCATCTCCAGGGAGGTGCAGGTTTTTAGGTGCAACTCCCTGAGGCCTCGCGAGGCTGCATGAGGCATTAAAACCCCAAAGTTACTTAGCAGTTCCTGTGGTTTCCCCCCTCGGTGAAACGGCATGAGAtgcggggggaggagggaacagCTCTGTGTGCTTGGGGCACTGCTAAGTGCTCAACTCCCACCGGGACCTGCCCACGGCTCCTACAGCCACCCCGAAAGCCGGGAAGCAGCCTTGGGGGCGGCTGAATGCCTCGTGGGGCTGAGGGGCAGAGCCTCctcctgggcagggagagccccCCAGCCGGCGGGACGGTGCTTTCACCGGGACCACGGTAGGGTGAGAAACTGCCAGCCCTTTGGGGACTGCCCGCCCCAACCCGAAGGCAATGCGAGAGCCGCTTCGCACCCTCCCCGTCCTCGCCAAGTTAACGTCAGCGTTTGCCAAAGTGAAAGCCGGGCAGGGGCGGCGTGCCCGCAGGCGCTTGCGGGAGCACTGGCCTCCCCCCGTGATTTACAGCTACCGCGGGTGACGCCGGCGGCCATGTCTCAGGGCGGACCCCCTCCAGGAGAGGTGCGAGGTGCCGATGGCACGGGAGGGTGCCCGTCTGCAGCCCGTAGCTGCTGTGACTGCGGTAAAAGTGGGTCCTGAATGGTAGGAGAAGGAGGCACAGCATCAATTTGTCTGTTAACAGACAAGCCAGAAGGGTATTTTCGCGCTAAATTAAGGCGTAGGGGAAGTCCTGACGacgctgatgttttgttttctgtttcccttccctctgaAAACCCCCTTGAAGGTGCTGCCGCCATTGCAGTCACCTCATGTGTcgttttcctcttctccccagccATCCCGGGGAAAAAGTGGTGCTAAGAAGGGAATTCAACACCCGAATGACTTTCACCAAGAAAATACACTTGTCTGGATTCATCTCAGCTGAGCTCAGTGCCTGGCAAGCCCTGCCGTGGCCACAGGTTTGgcaaggggatgggggagatCCCTCCTGCGAAGGCTCAGATAATCGTTTCCAACACGGATTTCCAACTACGACCCAAGCAACGAGCCACGCCGTGCCCAGCACTGTCGGATGCCTGTGCCAGGGAGGCCAGTGCCTCCAGCCAGGCACCGCGGTCCTTTCGGCACTGAGCTGCCCTaggaggagaggagcaaagCCCGCGGCGCTGAGCAGCTGTGGGGAAACCGCCCTTAAAACCTCGATGTGGTTGCACAGGGAGGCATCGCTCCCCCAGCCGCTGTCACTTGACAACGTGTCCCAGGGCCCACTGGCATCGCTGCTGGCACACACAGTGACCAGCCGCCAGCTTCGGCTCCTCTCTTTCTACACCCTGCATGTCCACTGCAGATATTTTGCACTCCAGTGTTAAAATGTTCCAGGGGAAGTGTCGGAAAATTGcttaacagggaaaaaaaaaaaaaaccatttccAGCGAATAATTCCCCTGGGCTGCTCTGCGAAGCCGCCCCATCCCACCCACACGTGGGCACCCGCACCGGCTCCCCAAGCCGTCCGCGCTCTGTTTCGCAACCCTGGCTCGCAGGAGAAGCTGAAGTGGCTGCTCTCAGCCCTCCCGCTTGCCGTTCCCAGGCTGGGGCTTGTCTTATCTGGCTTTCGAGAGGTGCATGCGTGCCCACTCCTTCGTtacagcagctgccagcagcgcCATTCCCCTGGGGTCCACGGCCACCACGAGACCGGGGCACCTTCTAGGATGCTGGGCGTGACACCCACCAGTCCCCAGGCTACTGCGTGCCTGGTCCCCTCCCCTGGGCACCCGCTTAGCCAGCCTTCATGGCGAGCCATCCCAAACTTGGTACCCATCTCCAGCCTCCCAAAACATGAAGACACCCACAAGTTTCCACCGCCTACGCTCAGCTGGAGCCTGGTGAGGCTGAGCCTGTGGGGAACTGCCTAAGAGCAACCGTCGTCCGTCCCCCCCGGACCCACCTTCACAAACAGCTCGATCTCGGGCTCCTTGGTGGCGTTGTGCTGCCGACTCTCCATCCCGGCAGCGTGGGGAGGGACCGCTGGCCGCTCACTGCTGTGGTGAGTTGGTCCGTCCTTTGCAGAGCGCTGACGGAGGAGGCTTTCGGACGGCGGGTGCCTCGAGCACCTCGGCTGCGCTCACGCCCGGCGGAGGGCTGGGGCTtgccctttccttccttttgaagCGGGGAGGAGCGATGGGGTGTGTGCCGGGACCTGCCGTCGGGGAGGGGGAAGCTGTGGGGCCTCCCAGCTGTGACTCAGCACGGGTCTATCTGGACGTGTTCACGGGTCCCCTTCCAGTCTATCGCACCCGCCCAGGCGCAGCTCCGGCGCTGCGAGCAGTGGGCTGGCGGCCCAGGCGGCCCCCGGCACCGCTGTCGTCACctcccagctgggagcaggggctgccgAGGAAGCGTCTCGCCGCCGCTCCTCGTGCTGCTCCAGTCTGGTCTTGCCCCTTCGCCATTCTCCCACCCTTGCGCCTGGACGCCGGTGCCCCAGGGCTCGCCGCTTCTTTACCTCTTTGGGGTGAACCGAGCCGACCTTCCCACTGCCGtcccccctcctgctgctgcatcGCGACGGGCAGCTGCCAGGAGGGAGGGTACAGCTCCGCTCCCTGCCCACCGCCCCGGCGTCCCCCCGGGCGGGCTCCTCTGAGCACCCCCGCTGCAAGGAGCGGGGCCTGAGCGGGGCGAGGGTGCGGGGAAGCCGAGCGGGGCAGCCTGGCCGCCTGCCACCGGCTCTTTGCCGCTGGCCGAGCGCGGCCGGGGCGCAGATCTTGGGCAGGAAGGATTGCAAAACAGCCgaggagggaaagcaaagaGGCTGGAGCATGTCGGGGTGCAGCGGGGAACCCCAGAGCGCcgctggcagcagcccagccGGGGCAGTGCGTGGCAGGGTGATGGGAAGGGATGTCTCCAGGGCTGACCCCCGGCAGGGCCCCGTTCTTGGAATTTGGGCTGTTTCGCAGGAAGGATGACTGGCTTGCTTTCCTCCCCAGGATGGGAGGGAAACATTCACCATCAGATCGTCCTGGCTGCCGTCCCAGCAGAGACAGCTTCCCAGCACCACGGGCTTAACTCCTCTCTTGGGCAAGTCCCATCTCGCACCTCGGGACCCCACAGCTGGTACCAAGCTTTGCACAAAATGGGGATCCTGATTGCTTGACTTGGCACCCCCCCAGCTCAAGTAAGCTCAGACTTTCCTAAAAATAATCAAACCCTGATAAGAAAGCATCCACCCCGAGGCAATCAGGCTGGGAAATGATTTTGCAGGCTCCCGGGGGAGTGCCCCCAGGGGAGGGGTTTCTCCTGGGTACTGCTGCACAGCCCAGAGCCCTGCTTACGCTGGCGGCTGC
Coding sequences:
- the LOC140658508 gene encoding chloride intracellular channel protein 2-like, encoding MESRQHNATKEPEIELFVKAGLDGENIGNCPFCQRLFMVLWLKGVKFNVTTVDMTRKPEELKDLAPGTNPPFLLFNKELKTDFIKIEEFLEQTLGPPMYPHLSPKYKESFDVGSDIFDKFSAYIKNPRKEANINFEKALLREFQRLDVYLNTPLPEEIDQDSVEDITVSKRKFLDGDHLTLADCNLLPKLHIIKIAAKKYRDFEIPADMTGVWRYLNNAYACDEFSHTCPADEEIEHTYASVARKMT